One region of Rubripirellula tenax genomic DNA includes:
- a CDS encoding IS256 family transposase, translating into MLKVERWSPEGQNLPFATFQFSSAATDGETIINEANLLESLGQVSAAETGQVFRDFLRGHVREMICEVMAAEVTELCGPKHDPSPSDHYRAGSSSGRVLYEGEREDVVRPRVRQKSGDGSTDEVELATYRAAKDPQQLQAQIVQAIVSGVSTRGVEEIKPNSPGVKRSNVSWLWQEAGSKFVEQLRAKDLRGATWCALMLDGIRLSKDQTAVAALGIDSEGRKHVLDFALGSSENLEVSRELMSRIVKRGFTCEHRLYVILDGSDALRGAVVEFFADAVIQRCLVHKERNIKGKLSKRHWGELARLFTRLRSVQGIEAAQEVFGELKAFLKPINAEAYRSLHEAGDDLLALHRLNVPSTLHRSLLSTNAIENSFLNTRRKLGRVTRFRAETDQASRWHSYALLEAEKGFRRISGHSSLPALIVALARPPANPE; encoded by the coding sequence TTGTTGAAAGTTGAAAGATGGTCTCCCGAGGGGCAGAATCTGCCCTTCGCAACTTTTCAATTTTCGTCGGCTGCAACCGACGGGGAGACCATCATCAATGAAGCTAATCTTTTGGAATCACTGGGGCAAGTTTCGGCAGCTGAAACCGGACAGGTCTTTCGCGACTTCTTGCGGGGTCACGTGCGTGAGATGATCTGTGAAGTCATGGCCGCCGAAGTCACTGAGCTGTGCGGCCCCAAGCACGATCCATCGCCAAGCGATCACTATCGCGCCGGATCGAGTTCAGGTCGCGTGCTCTACGAAGGCGAACGCGAAGACGTCGTCCGGCCTCGAGTTCGCCAGAAGTCGGGTGACGGTTCCACTGACGAAGTCGAGCTGGCCACGTACCGTGCTGCCAAAGACCCTCAGCAGCTGCAGGCACAGATTGTCCAAGCGATCGTCTCGGGTGTGAGCACTCGCGGCGTTGAAGAGATCAAGCCGAATTCTCCCGGTGTCAAACGGTCGAATGTTTCCTGGCTTTGGCAGGAAGCGGGAAGCAAGTTTGTCGAGCAACTGCGAGCCAAAGATCTTCGCGGTGCCACTTGGTGTGCGTTGATGCTTGACGGCATTCGTTTGAGCAAAGATCAGACGGCCGTGGCGGCACTTGGGATCGACAGCGAAGGCCGCAAGCATGTCCTGGACTTTGCGTTGGGCAGTAGCGAAAACTTGGAAGTTTCTCGTGAACTGATGAGCCGAATCGTCAAGCGTGGTTTCACCTGCGAGCATCGCTTGTACGTCATTCTCGATGGCAGTGATGCCCTTCGCGGTGCGGTCGTTGAGTTTTTTGCCGACGCCGTCATCCAGCGTTGCTTGGTCCACAAGGAACGTAACATCAAGGGCAAGCTCTCGAAGCGTCATTGGGGCGAGCTAGCACGTCTGTTCACACGTCTTCGCAGCGTTCAAGGGATCGAAGCTGCCCAAGAGGTCTTTGGTGAGCTCAAAGCGTTTCTGAAACCGATCAACGCCGAAGCGTATCGGAGTCTGCACGAAGCCGGTGATGACCTCTTAGCGTTGCATCGTTTGAACGTGCCCAGCACGCTTCACCGCTCGCTACTGAGCACCAATGCGATCGAGAATTCGTTCTTGAACACACGTCGCAAGCTCGGCCGCGTGACGCGATTTCGAGCAGAGACCGATCAAGCAAGTCGCTGGCATTCGTATGCGTTGCTAGAGGCCGAGAAAGGCTTCCGCCGAATCTCCGGCCACTCGTCATTGCCCGCACTCATCGTGGCCCTCGCACGCCCACCAGCCAATCCCGAGTAA
- a CDS encoding sigma-70 family RNA polymerase sigma factor — translation MCNAEIVRYFALSQPKLRAFIRSMVFNPSDVDDILQEVAVIAIENSHRFDASRSIDAWVFGITRNRILKHFESHKRQNLCFSTELVDALTQAAEVDTDSHDSLEALHGCLEKIEQPHRDLLIKRHEPGVTARQLAREIGYTDTRMSRLLQTLYARLMNCVQNEISGVA, via the coding sequence ATGTGCAACGCCGAGATCGTTCGCTACTTTGCCCTTTCTCAGCCCAAGCTGCGCGCATTCATTCGGTCGATGGTATTCAATCCATCGGACGTCGACGACATTTTGCAGGAAGTCGCTGTGATCGCGATCGAGAACTCGCACCGATTTGACGCGTCGAGATCGATCGATGCTTGGGTGTTTGGAATTACTCGCAATCGAATCTTAAAGCACTTTGAGAGTCACAAGCGGCAAAACCTTTGCTTCTCCACGGAGTTAGTCGACGCATTGACCCAGGCTGCCGAGGTGGACACGGACAGCCACGATTCGCTGGAGGCCTTGCACGGCTGCCTGGAAAAAATCGAACAGCCGCATCGGGATTTGCTAATCAAACGGCACGAGCCCGGGGTCACCGCGCGGCAATTGGCCAGAGAGATCGGATACACCGACACGCGGATGAGCCGATTGCTTCAGACGCTTTACGCGAGATTGATGAACTGCGTGCAAAACGAAATTTCGGGTGTCGCATGA